The Homo sapiens chromosome 5, GRCh38.p14 Primary Assembly genome includes a window with the following:
- the RBM22 gene encoding pre-mRNA-splicing factor RBM22, which yields MATSLGSNTYNRQNWEDADFPILCQTCLGENPYIRMTKEKYGKECKICARPFTVFRWCPGVRMRFKKTEVCQTCSKLKNVCQTCLLDLEYGLPIQVRDAGLSFKDDMPKSDVNKEYYTQNMEREISNSDGTRPVGMLGKATSTSDMLLKLARTTPYYKRNRPHICSFWVKGECKRGEECPYRHEKPTDPDDPLADQNIKDRYYGINDPVADKLLKRASTMPRLDPPEDKTITTLYVGGLGDTITETDLRNHFYQFGEIRTITVVQRQQCAFIQFATRQAAEVAAEKSFNKLIVNGRRLNVKWGRSQAARGKEKEKDGTTDSGIKLEPVPGLPGALPPPPAAEEEASANYFNLPPSGPPAVVNIALPPPPGIAPPPPPGFGPHMFHPMGPPPPFMRAPGPIHYPSQDPQRMGAHAGKHSSP from the exons ATGGCGACCTCTCTGGGTTCCAACACCTACAACAGGCAGAACTGGGAGGATGCG GACTTCCCCATTCTGTGCCAGACATGTCTTGGAGAAAACCCATATATCCGAATG acCAAAGAAAAGTATGGGAAGGAATGCAAA ATCTGTGCCAGGCCATTCACAGTGTTTCGCTGGTGCCCTGGAGTCCGCATGCGTTTCAAGAAGACTGAAGTGTGCCAAACCTGCAGTAAATTGAAGAATGTCTGTCAGACCTGCCTCTTAGACCTAGAGTATG GCCTGCCCATCCAGGTTCGTGACGCAGGATTGTCTTTTAAAGATGACATGCCAAAGTCAGATGTCAACAAAGAGTACTATACACAGAATATGGAGAGAGAG ATTTCTAACTCTGATGGAACACGGCCAGTTGGCATGCTGGGGAAAGCCACATCTACCAGTGACATGCTGCTCAAACTGGCCCGGACCACACCCTACTACAAAAGGAATCGACCCCACATTTGCTCCTTCTGGGTGAAAGGAGAGTGTAAGAGAGGAGAGGAATGTCCATACAG ACATGAGAAGCCTACAGATCCAGATGACCCCCTTGCTGATCAGAATATTAAAGACCGTTATTACGGAATCAATGATCCTGTAGCTGACAAGCTTCTAAAGCGGGCTTCAACAATGCCTCGGCTGGACCCACCAGAGGATAAAACTATCACCACACTATATGTTGGTGGTCTAGGTGATACCATTACTGAGACAGATTTAAG AAATCATTTCTACCAGTTCGGAGAGATCCGGACGATCACTGTTGTGCAGAGACAGCAGTGTGCTTTCATCCAGTTTGCCACACGGCAGGCTGCAGAAGTGGCTGCTGAGAAGTCCTTTAATAAGTTGATTGTAAATGGCCGCAGACTGAATGTGAAATGGGGAAG ATCCCAGgcagccagaggaaaagaaaaagagaaagatggaaCTACAGACTCTGGGATCAAACTAGAACCTGTTCCAGGATTGCCAGGAG ctcttcctcctcctcctgcagcaGAAGAAGAAGCCTCTGCCAACTACTTCAACTTGCCCCCAAGTGGTCCTCCAGCTGTGGTGAACATTGCTCTGCCACCGCCCCCTGGCATtgctccacccccacccccag GTTTTGGGCCACACATGTTCCACCCAATGGGACCACCCCCTCCTTTCATGCGGGCTCCAGGACCAATCCACTATCCTTCTCAGGACCCTCAGAGGATGGGAGCTCATGCTGGAAAACACAGCAGCCCCTAG